In Candidatus Binataceae bacterium, the following proteins share a genomic window:
- a CDS encoding nuclear transport factor 2 family protein, producing the protein MTTKSKLSLAAIASAICLIAFATASPAWAADSKAEIEALEHKCAQATSVDELMNCYEPSDDVVVYDIGTPREFDGRKAVRGDFQGFFDTIKNPKVEFVSMHVVSDGKMAMANSIQHFTGTGKDGKPIDMTFRVTDVWQKQKGQWKMIHSHVSFPTDMATGKADMQSKM; encoded by the coding sequence ATGACGACCAAATCAAAACTCAGTCTGGCCGCGATCGCCTCGGCGATCTGTCTAATCGCATTCGCGACCGCTTCGCCAGCATGGGCCGCCGATTCCAAGGCCGAGATCGAAGCGCTCGAACATAAATGCGCCCAGGCGACGAGCGTCGATGAGCTAATGAATTGCTACGAGCCCAGCGACGATGTCGTCGTCTATGATATCGGCACGCCGCGCGAGTTCGATGGACGAAAAGCCGTGCGCGGCGACTTCCAGGGGTTCTTCGATACGATAAAGAATCCGAAGGTCGAGTTCGTTTCGATGCACGTCGTATCGGACGGCAAGATGGCGATGGCCAACAGCATTCAGCATTTCACCGGCACCGGCAAAGACGGCAAACCCATCGATATGACATTTCGCGTGACCGACGTCTGGCAGAAGCAGAAAGGCCAGTGGAAAATGATCCACTCGCATGTGTCCTTTCCCACGGACATGGCCACCGGCAAGGCCGACATGCAGTCGAAGATGTAA
- a CDS encoding acyl-CoA dehydrogenase family protein yields the protein MDFNFSEEDEAFRREFRSWLESNIPRDWRDDSELADPDTKTEFERRRAWHRKLYDAGWMCIHWPKEYGGRGATLVQQFIYHQEIDRAKAPPTVNFQGIARVGPTLMQWGTPEQKKRYIPRIPSAEEIWCQGLSEPNHGSDLAAVETRAEDMGDHFVVNGSKVWTSNAHHADFSTLLCRTDSSLPKHKGLSYLLVDMKTPGVTVRPLVQITGERGFNQVFFEDVVVSKSNLVGEKNQGWMVAMTNMMFERTIHGGRSEMMVEVRQLASLARKVNRGGRPASDDKYVKQKLAAFACEAEALKYTSLRQLTRQLKGLPPGPEGSILKLGTTDLNLRIQSFAMELLGPYSQLEYQAAGSIDRGKWSHRMLAARRGTIAAGTNEIQHNIIGERVLKLPKGS from the coding sequence ATGGATTTCAATTTCAGCGAAGAGGATGAAGCGTTTCGGCGCGAGTTCAGGAGTTGGCTCGAGAGCAATATTCCGCGCGATTGGCGGGATGACAGTGAGCTTGCCGATCCCGACACCAAGACGGAATTCGAGCGGCGCCGCGCGTGGCATCGCAAGCTCTATGACGCCGGCTGGATGTGCATTCACTGGCCGAAGGAATATGGCGGGCGCGGCGCGACTCTCGTTCAGCAGTTCATCTATCACCAGGAAATCGACCGCGCGAAGGCGCCGCCCACGGTCAACTTTCAAGGCATCGCGCGCGTCGGTCCGACGCTCATGCAGTGGGGCACGCCCGAGCAGAAGAAGCGCTATATCCCGCGGATTCCGTCAGCCGAGGAAATCTGGTGCCAGGGATTGTCGGAGCCGAATCACGGCTCCGATCTTGCCGCGGTCGAGACGCGCGCCGAGGACATGGGCGATCACTTCGTCGTCAACGGCTCGAAGGTGTGGACCTCCAACGCGCATCACGCCGACTTTTCGACATTGCTCTGCCGTACCGATTCGAGTCTGCCCAAGCATAAGGGCCTTAGCTACCTGTTGGTTGACATGAAGACTCCCGGAGTCACGGTGCGGCCGCTGGTGCAGATCACGGGCGAGCGCGGCTTCAACCAGGTGTTCTTCGAAGACGTCGTGGTATCGAAGTCCAACCTGGTGGGCGAGAAGAACCAGGGCTGGATGGTCGCGATGACCAACATGATGTTCGAGCGCACCATTCACGGCGGCCGCTCCGAGATGATGGTCGAAGTGCGCCAGCTTGCGAGCCTCGCGAGGAAGGTGAATCGCGGCGGCCGTCCGGCTTCGGACGACAAGTATGTAAAGCAGAAGCTCGCGGCGTTTGCGTGCGAGGCCGAGGCGCTCAAGTACACGAGCCTGCGTCAGCTCACCCGGCAATTGAAGGGGCTGCCGCCGGGTCCCGAAGGATCGATTCTCAAGCTTGGCACGACAGACCTGAATCTGCGTATTCAATCGTTCGCAATGGAACTGCTCGGACCATATAGTCAGTTGGAATATCAGGCCGCCGGTTCCATCGATCGTGGCAAGTGGTCACATCGGATGCTCGCGGCGCGGCGCGGCACGATCGCGGCCGGCACCAACGAGATCCAGCACAACATAATCGGGGAACGAGTCCTCAAACTTCCTAAAGGATCTTAA
- a CDS encoding cupin domain-containing protein translates to MADIASQIFRVNEVEWSPLAPGAKVKLLWTDAATKRRAQIIRFEPGAALPMHRHVGDELIYVIEGAISDEHGTTAAGCVGYRPNGCVHSVGSRNGATALAILTGGVEPTSDAAGAPPSQNINPAEIAWVEAIPGVRQKPLWLDKETKRRAALVRFEPGAQLPRHKHLGNELIFVIEGSNSDESGEVLAGNVNYRPDGCVHTVTTRNGATLFALVTGGVEMIK, encoded by the coding sequence GTGGCTGATATAGCGTCGCAGATATTTCGTGTGAATGAGGTCGAATGGAGTCCGCTTGCGCCGGGGGCCAAGGTCAAGTTGCTATGGACTGATGCTGCGACGAAACGGCGTGCGCAGATTATTCGCTTCGAGCCCGGCGCGGCGCTCCCGATGCATCGTCATGTCGGCGATGAGCTGATCTATGTAATCGAGGGAGCGATCAGCGACGAGCACGGCACCACTGCGGCGGGATGCGTTGGCTATCGGCCCAACGGATGCGTTCACAGCGTCGGCAGCCGCAACGGGGCGACGGCATTGGCGATTCTTACCGGAGGCGTCGAGCCAACCAGCGATGCGGCAGGCGCGCCGCCATCGCAAAATATCAACCCGGCTGAAATCGCATGGGTCGAAGCGATCCCGGGAGTGAGGCAAAAGCCTCTCTGGCTTGACAAGGAGACCAAACGGCGCGCTGCCCTGGTGCGCTTCGAGCCGGGAGCGCAACTGCCGCGTCATAAGCATCTGGGCAACGAGTTGATATTCGTAATCGAAGGCTCGAACTCCGACGAATCAGGCGAAGTGCTGGCCGGCAACGTCAACTACCGGCCCGACGGATGCGTGCACACCGTCACGACCAGGAATGGCGCGACGCTCTTCGCGCTCGTGACCGGCGGCGTCGAGATGATCAAGTAA
- a CDS encoding PaaI family thioesterase, translated as MAAIREEFPAGIGTLLGLTLIREGVGRATVEFEAGARHSNPMGTLHGGVLCDIADAAMGIAYSSTLAAGETFTTIELKINFFRPVWNAKLRAEARMVRGGKTIGLVECNVLNDKNELVARASSTCMTLRGRRAEGRGLRREISAKAR; from the coding sequence ATGGCCGCAATCCGCGAAGAATTCCCCGCCGGGATCGGTACGCTTCTCGGCCTCACCTTGATTCGCGAGGGAGTCGGGCGCGCCACGGTCGAATTCGAAGCCGGCGCGCGCCATTCGAATCCGATGGGAACGCTTCACGGCGGCGTGCTGTGCGATATCGCGGATGCCGCGATGGGTATCGCTTACAGCAGCACGCTTGCCGCTGGCGAGACGTTCACGACCATCGAGTTGAAAATCAATTTCTTCCGCCCGGTCTGGAATGCGAAGCTCCGCGCCGAAGCGCGCATGGTTCGCGGCGGCAAAACTATCGGCCTGGTCGAATGCAACGTTTTGAACGACAAGAACGAACTCGTCGCGCGCGCCTCGAGCACCTGCATGACGCTGCGCGGGCGCCGCGCCGAAGGACGCGGACTCCGCCGGGAAATTAGTGCCAAGGCCCGATAG